From the genome of Metarhizium brunneum chromosome 4, complete sequence, one region includes:
- the KPR5 gene encoding Ribose-phosphate pyrophosphokinase 5 has translation MVRNIVLLGGNSHPRLTENVSNMLGIPSCDRILSKFSGGESRCEIKDSVRGKDVYIIQSGSGHVNDNLIDLCIMISACKTGSAKRVTAVVPLFPYSRQPDWPYNKAGAPLSKSTETSKKDYTFESVPATPRPGGPRSHGLNGAFSLSEKLQKTTIAETDDTDYLPKRSDTLSSIGSNGRGHTAENSTSSQRSFTTHDYENPNSVAATFQAKPGYKQWVAQAGTLVADLLTCAGADHIITMDLHDPQYQGFFDIPVDNLYGKPLIQNYIQKHIPGYREAVIVSPDAGGAKRATAIADSLKMDFALIHKERRPIKFTEQRNASMMLVGDIANRVCILVDDLGDTANTITRAAKLLKKEGATKVYALLTHGVFSGDAIPRLNASAIDKIIVTNSVPQDEHRRLCPKLEVLDVSPIFAEAIRRVHHGESISRLFQYD, from the exons ATGGTCCGCAACATCGTTTTGCTCGGCGGCAACTCGCATCCCCGTCTGACGGAGAATGTCTCCAACATGCTCGGCATTCCTTCATGCGATCGTATCCTGAGCAAATTTTCTGGTGGTGAAAGCCGTTGCGAAATCAAGGACTCCGTCCGTGGCAAGGATGTCTACATCATTCAGTCCGGCTCCGGCCACGTCAACGACAACCTCATCGACCTCTGCATCATGATATCCGCGTGCAAGACCGGATCTGCAAAACGCGTCACCGCAGTCGTCCCTCTCTTTCCCTACTCGAGACAGCCGGATTGGCCCTACAACAAAGCTGGCGCGCCACTGTCCAAGTCCACCGAGACATCCAAAAAAGACTACACTTTTGAGAGTGTGCCGGCCACACCTCGCCCTGGCGGCCCTCGTAGCCATGGCCTGAACGGTGCCTTCAGCCTATCCGAAAAACTTCAAAAGACGACTATTGCAGAGACCGACGATACAGATTACTTGCCTAAGAGGTCAGATACGTTGTCCAGTATTGGCTCCAATGGTCGCGGACATACAGCCGAGAATTCCACCTCATCCCAGCGAAGCTTCACCACCCATGATTATGAGAATCCCAACAGTGTTGCTGCCACCTTCCAGGCTAAGCCCGGCTATAAGCAGTGGGTGGCCCAGGCCGGTACTCTAGTTGCCGACCTCCTTACTTGCGCCGGTGCTGACCATATCATCACCATGGATCTGCACGACCCCCAATACCAGGGCTTTTTCGACATTCCTGTGGACAACCTCTACGGCAAACCACTCATTCAGAATTACATCCAGAAGCACATTCCCGGCTATAGGGAAGCCGTCATCGTGTCTCCGGATGCTGGTGGGGCGAAGCGAGCTACCGCGATCGCTGACAGTCTCAAGATGGACTTTGCCCTCATTCACAAG GAACGCCGCCCCATTAAGTTTACTGAACAGCGAAACGCTAGCATGATGCTCGTTGGCGATATTGCCAATCGCGTTTGCATCTTGGTTGACGACCTGGGAGACActgccaacaccatcacACGAGCTGCGAAGCTCCTGAAGAAGGAGGGAGCAACCAAAGTCTATGCTTTGCTCACCCACGGTGTCTTCAGTGGTGACGCAATCCCCCGTCTTAATGCATCTgccattgacaagatcaTTGTGACCAATTCGGTTCCCCAGGACGAGCATCGTCGTCTGTGCCCCAAGCTGGAGGTACTGGACGTTTCTCCCATCTTTGCTGAAGCTATTCGCCGAGTTCACCACGGTGAATCCATCAGCAGGCTTTTCCAGTACGACTAA